GCACGCAATGCATCACGACTCCTAACGGCATCAGCCTTACTATCGAACGAAGTAGCAACTACACGATACATATTACGCTCATTGTTATAGACAATCGTTGGATTATATCCGGCATTTCTCAACGTATTCTGAACCCCTTCGGCATTGGCCTTCAATGAGAAAGAACCTACTACAACACCGAAATTCTTGACTTCAGGACCATTAACCACAGAGAAATTCTCCTGACGAACAACAGCATTATCCACATTATCCATCACCGTTGTCTCGGTTGCAGATTTCTGCTCAAGTGGAGTAACCACCGGAGAAGTTGTCATAGGCTCACTCTGTTGCGTTGCTTCTTGGGCCTTAGCCTTGTCATACGCCTTCTTATAAGCACTCTCACTTGACTTACAACTTGTAAAAGCTAAAGCCGTACAGAGACTTATACATAATACCATAGTTTTTTTCATAATTCTCTTATTTTAATGAAATTAGACTTTAATCATATTTCGTGCGAAAATACAAAATATATCACAATTACCTGCGAAAAGCCCACATAAAGTTTGTTAAATCAAGAAAATCATAAGGATTTAATAAAATTTGAATTCGCTTTCATTGTTTTATTGCAAAACTTTTATTATATTTGCCTATGTATTCATGACGATATATTAAGATATTAAAGGATACAAGTTTATATATTTATCAACTAAATTTTAGGATTATGAAGACATTAGGTTACATTGGAGCATTCTTAGGTGGTGCCATTGCTGGTGCTGCATTAGGTCTGTTGATGGCTCCGGAAAAGGGAACAGACACACGTACAAAGATTACCGATGCGGTTGATGATTTCTGCAAGAAGCATAATATCAAACTTACACGCAAGGATGTAGACGACTTCGTTGATGACATCAAAGACGCTGCTACTGACGTTGTTGCTGAATAATCATGTTCTCAAACGACAGAAATATCGAAACTATAGGACAACTCGTAGAGGTGTTCAAACACTACATCGAG
The nucleotide sequence above comes from Segatella oris. Encoded proteins:
- a CDS encoding SPOR domain-containing protein, which codes for MKKTMVLCISLCTALAFTSCKSSESAYKKAYDKAKAQEATQQSEPMTTSPVVTPLEQKSATETTVMDNVDNAVVRQENFSVVNGPEVKNFGVVVGSFSLKANAEGVQNTLRNAGYNPTIVYNNERNMYRVVATSFDSKADAVRSRDALRAKYSDAWLLFKK
- a CDS encoding YtxH domain-containing protein, with the protein product MKTLGYIGAFLGGAIAGAALGLLMAPEKGTDTRTKITDAVDDFCKKHNIKLTRKDVDDFVDDIKDAATDVVAE